The Mastomys coucha isolate ucsf_1 unplaced genomic scaffold, UCSF_Mcou_1 pScaffold3, whole genome shotgun sequence DNA window TGAGTGCACATGGTTGGGGTGGCAGTCCCAGGTGGCATTGTGGCCTGCTgcagcccctcctcccctccGGAACACAGGGAAGAGCGGCCCATCCTGCCAGTACTGCAAGGATGATGAAAACAAACCATGTCGCAAGTGCGCCTGCCACGTGTGTGGTGGGCGTGAGGCTCCTGAGAAACAGGTGTTGTGTGATGAGTGTGACATGGCCTTCCACCTGTACTGTCTGCAGCCACAGCTCACCTGTGTGCCTCCTGAGCCGGAGTGGTGAGTGGCATACCTCTGGGGTCACCTAGCATGTCGAGAAGGGAATGTAAGACAGGCTGGGAGGTGCTCAGCCTTGCTGCAGAATTctgctgtcctgagttcaaattctagcattTGAATCTAAAGCTGGGCTGTTACATGGCCCTGTGAGCCCAGAGGGAGCAATGACAGGAGTTTGGCTAGGACCTTCTGACTCCCAGCTTGGCTGTAGGCTCAGTGAGGGGAAGCTGGCTCATGTCCCTCAGGTCTGCCACTATGTGCCCCACTCCACCGTGCAACTATGCAGTTGGGGAGCTTGGTTCCCTTCTGCACAATGGGGCTGCTTTTAAGCTGTCTGACCCTGTGCAGACGGGAAAcctgaggctctgccagagaAGGAAGGATGTTGTCACATGACTcatgctctttctttcctttactcaGCATTGGGATTtgctcgtttttttttttgtttttttttgagacagggtttttctgtgtatccctggttgtcctggaactcactttgtagatcaggctggcatcaaactcagaaatccacctgcctctgcctcccaagtgctgggattaaaggtgcgtgccaccaccgcccagctcctttGGAACTtttgagctaccatatgggtactgggaattgaagccTGGTCCTCTAGAATaacaacagtcagtgctcttaactgctaagccatctctctagccctaaaatttgtttttatttttaaattatacttaatgtgtgtgcaagtgagtaGGGTACCCACAAAGGTCAGAGATGTCACGTACTCCTAGAGCTGGAGTAACGGGTGAGTGATCCCAATGATgcatgtgctgggaaccaaacctcagTTCCCTGCAGAAGCAGCCAGTGTTAGTGACCACTGCTGCAGCTCTGTTCTTAagctttggggggtggggtttgCAAGCTTGCTCTGAGCTGGAACACTTCTCTGCCTCTAACTTGCGGAAATATAGGCACAAGGGACTCTGCTTGCCTTTgaggtttttatttcttataaattaaAGTGTAGGAGGTGGAGCTTTAGCTCCCTCCATCCcatttaagacagggtttctctgtgtagccttggctgtcctggaactcactctgtagaccaggctggcctcgaactcagaaatctgcctgcctctgccaagtgctgggattaaagatatgtactaccactgcctggcctttggtgTTCTTAAcaaaaactttttgttttgttttgttttctgtttgggtgTGTGAACAGCTTTGGTAGTTACTTCTGTGTACCATGTAggtcctagagattgaactcaagtcctcaggcttggtggcaagctacccgctgagccttctcactaGCCTTCTGCAGACAGGGCTCTTAGCTGAAAGCTAAGAGAACTCATGTCCAATAGACATTCTATAACGGTAGGGATGGTCCAGCCTGGAGTTTAACCATGTGCCTCCAAGTGCACATGGCTGCATATGGATGGTAGAGGACATCCATAGCTACCCGGGGACCCACATTTCTGATTTGAGTAAGTAAGCTCTCATGACCTTGGTTCTGAACTGCCATGTGTGTTGTGTGGCTTCTCTCTCTGGCATGTCTGTAGTGTCTGGGGGAAGGACAATACCCATCTTGCCCTTGGGCACTAGGCCACATGCAGGTGACATTCTTGTCTTCCTAGGTACTGCCCCAGCTGTCGGACTGACTCCAGTGAGGTGGTACAAGCAGGAGAGAAGctgaagaaaagcaagaagaagGCAAAGATGGCAtcagccacttcctcctcccGGCGGGACTGGGGCAAGGTGAGACACATACATCCCTTCTTGTCCCTTTCTCTGTTCCCCACTCCCCATTACTCATGTAGCTCTTTCCATATGGCAGGGCATGGCATGTGTGGGCCGCACCAGAGAGTGTACCATTGTGCCTGCCAACCACTTCGGGCCCATCCCTGGTGTCCCTGTGGGTACCATGTGGCGCTTCAGAGTCCAGGTATGCTGATCCTACAGGGTTCCAGACATTTCTCTATTCAGTTTGTGTCTCAAATGTGGCTGGGTAGGGTTCAAGTGGGttcctgcttggagaagggtgcCAGGTTGCAGCATGACCCTAGACCCTTGTCACAGCTAGCTCCTTTATGGTGGCAATACTCCGCCGTTGGGCTAGTGTGCTCTTGTTAGGGACTTATCCTGGGGTATGTAGAGAGTCATAGTCCCTGGAAATGGAGTGGGAATCTTGGTGATGTTCACAGGTCAGTGAGTCTGGTGTGCATCGGCCTCATGTGGCAGGCATCCATGGCCGGAGCAATGACGGTGCCTACTCATTAGTGCTGGCTGGCGGCTATGAGGATGATGTGGTGAGCACTGCGTGCCTCTTTACCAACACTTGCCTCTCCCATGTTTCCCTCCATGACTGCTGGATGGATCAGGATTCTGTGTCATTCTGCCCATACTGGCACCCACCCTCAGCGCTGGCCAGAGGTGCAGTCACTCCTGCCAGTCCGAGTAGTGTCCCCAGACAACAAGAATAGAGACACTTGTGGTTCATTTCTGCCAGAGAAAGATAGGACGAGGTGTTACCTAAAGCTCAAAAATAAGCCTTGatttataaggaaagaaaaaaatggctctgAGGATGCTGCAGCTGAGTGTGGTAGGGTGACATGGCAGATGCTGGCCTGTGGAGGTGTGATGGCTGCTTAATTAGAAGGGAAGGTAGGAAATGACAGGGTGGGGCAGACGTTCCACACCCGTGGTTGGTAGTCCAACCCTCCCTTCTCAGCAAAGGGGGCATCCTAAGTTCAGTAGGTgccactgtctctgcttccacctcTAGACCTTTGTCTTTCTTGTGCTGAGGCTGTTTTCATTGCATCAGGCGCGCTCAACTTCCTCGTCTCAGCAGTTCCTGACATACACTGTCCTCCCTCTCTGTGGGCTTGGGACCCCTGCTGTGTGTTCCTGAGTCTGGCTCCTGTCACTTAGCATTGTGCCTTCCAGTTCCCTCCATGTTAGAACAGGACTCTGCCATTTCAAAAAGCGGCACTTTGTCTGTTAAGGGGACACAGGGTAGCTGCATGGCTCCTCTGGGTGTCCGTATTCCACTGCTCCCTCAGTCTCCCTGTGCTTTGAGTCTCCTAGATTCTCACTGCCCCCTCAGAGTTCATACTCTTGTCCTCACCTAACTTGGCAAGGCTTACTCATGCTTGTGCTGAGAGCTCATACAGTCATTCTTCTCCATTGCAGGACAATGGCAATTTCTTCACATACACAGGGAGTGGCGGCCGAGACCTCTCTGGCAACAAGCGAACAGCAGGACAGTCCTCCGACCAGAAGCTCACTAATAATAATAGGTGTGTTGAAGCTCACTAATAACAATAGGTGTGTTGACACCCTGTGCCACACACCCCTGCGCGCCTGTGTGGCACAGGGTGAGGGGACAGAGCTTACTTATTGACTCTTGACCAAAGAGCTAAGTTTGagctttgagacagtctcactgtgcgTATCAGACTGGCTTGGATTTCAGAGATCCtctattttgtatgtatgggtgttttgtctagaGGTCTGAACACCACTTGTGTTCAGTATCAGGCCAcgagatggcatcagatcccgttaagctggagttatagatagttcctgtgtgggtgctggaaattgaacttgggtcctctgccagGGCAGCTGgtgctttaactgctgagccatctgcccagccctaTAGCTTTATGAATATCAGGCCAGTGCTATCCACTCAGCTATGCCCCCAACCCCAGGAATTTTCCCCAAGTCATGTTTCCATAGTCAGTGTTGTCTAACACTGGGAAGAGGCCTGCCTAGCCTTGTGCCCGTCTTCTCCCTGAGGCGGACATTGCCAGGAAGTCCCTTCTTGGCTGTATACCATGtttatatttcttctctttccctcataGCTACAATCCCAGCCATGGGTAACACTTCCGTCTCAGTCTGGGGAGAGGTTCTGGGCAGGGGCCCCATGTTCTGCTCTGCAGCAGCCAGGGTGCAGCTGTGCACATGGTTATTGTAACGCGTCTTGCAGGGCAGCGTCCACAGAGGCCGGTTGCTGGCCGGAGagagggtgctggatctcctGGGCCTAGAGTCAGACATTTGTGAGCTacgatgtaggtgctgggaattgacctggGTCCTTtgagagcaaccagtgctctaaccactgagcagccCCTGCAGCCCCTTTTGGGGGCATTTAAGTAAGATGGTAGCCTCTGACAGGTTCTGGCCTATGTTAGGGATCTTGTCTTGGTGTCCTGTTGATGATGTGATCTTCATGGATCTATGAATGTCAGGATGTGCCTCTCTTGGGGAGACATGTTGTAACTTCTCATGCGTGTCCTGTCTCCCCAAAGGGCTTTGGCGCTCAATTGCCACTCCCCAATCAATGAGGAAGGTGCGGAGGCTGAAGACTGGCGCCAGGGGAAGCCAGTGCGTGTGGTCCGAAACATGAAGGGTGGGAAACATAGCAAGTATGCACCTGCAGAGGGCAACCGCTATGATGGCATCTATAAGGTAAGTGTAATGAGCACCTGCCCATGTCCTCGTGTCTGTGTTCCATGTTCTCGTGCCGTTTCCCTGAGATTCCCCACCACACTGCACCAGCCACACTGTCCTTTCCACAGGTGGTTAAGTATTGGCCAGAGAAAGGGAAATCTGGCTTCCTCGTATGGCGCTATCTCCTTCGACGAGATGACACAGAGCCCGAGCCCTGGACCCGGGAGGGCAAGGACCGGACTCGGCAGCTGGGACTCACTATGCAGGTGTGTCTTTGAAGGCCAGGGGTCAAGGGATTTCCAACACACTCTTCTTTGGAGCTTGCTGTCCATCATGGCGGGAGCTGGGATTGAGGGCTCTTACTCTGCCTTCAGTCTCCAAGCTCTCCAGGGTTTCTGTCTCCTCCAAACCAACTGCCAGGTCAGCAGTTGTGATCCTGgccctcagaaggctgaggcaggagggttgggagttcaaggccagcctgggctacatagctagACCCTCTTGGCAAAACAAAAATGGGCTTAGGCCTGTGGCTTTGAGTAGAGCATTCCCCTTTGTTTGGAAAGCCTGTGTTTTATCTGTAGCACCACATAAATCAGgcaggatcaggggttcaaggccagcctccatAGTGaggctagaggccagcctgggctacacaagatcCTGTCCTAAAGAAATCCGTAAGTGTGGAGAGAGTGATGGCTTagtagtgaagagcactggctgtttctACAGAGGATCTTAGTTTGGTTCCCGACACCCACACGGCACCCACACAGCACCCGCACGGCAGCTCACAATGTCTTGAGACCTGACAGCCTtttcaggcactgcacacacatagtatacagaCATTCATGTAGGTAACACActaatatattgaaaaaaataaatccaaaaatgTTGAGGTCACAGGTAGATCTGGATATGCAGGTAACAGATCAGCTACCCCCGTGGCCACTGTTGCTTCTgtgcctctgacctctgactctTGATGAAAGCATCAGCAGAAAGAAGCTACCAGAACTGATAGAAAACAGGTAGTGGGCATGGGCAGCTAAGAGTAGCAAGCCCCCAAGAGCAGAGCCACCTCACCTCTTCGCGGCCAGAACATTAGTCACACTTTCATCCTACTGGGGATGTTTGAGGAACCTTAGTGGCCCAAAGGGCATGCTGGCACGTCCTCAGAGTTTGTGGGTTGCACTGAGTGTGTATAGCAGGATGTATAGAAGTGTGtgggtgcgtgcatgtgtgtgcacggaAGCAGGATTGTGGGCTAGGAGAGGATCAGTGGTAGGACTGGTaagacttaaattttttttttttttttttttttttttttttttttttttttttgtggtttttaaagGTCCCATTttgtcacccaggctggcctgtaacccATAAAGGTCCTTTTGCTGCAGTCTCACAGATCACAGGTGGggcatcaccatacctggctctgtGAGCCACCAGCTAGCCTTGAGGTTGTGAGGTAGCTCAAGATGAcctttgaactcttgaccctctCTTTACCTCTAGTGAAGGGTGACAGGAGTGTGCTGCCAGTCCTGGCTTTATTTACTTTTGGGTAGGAGTCTTCcaacatagtccaggctggccttaaaggaCTGTTGACCCTCAGTGCTAGGATCTCTTTGCTGCCACACTTGGCCTCCATGCTTGGACAGTAGATCCCCTCAGGTGCCCAAGAGCTTGTTGGGTGATGGCACTGTGACTGCAAGATGGCACGAGTCTTGACTCCGTCTCCCACCCCTCCCCGTTCAGTACCCTGAAGGCTACTTGGAGGCCTTGGCTAACAAGGAGAAGAACAGGAATCGCCTAGCCAAGGCCTTGGAGCAGGGACCCTCATCTTCCAAGACAGGCAAAAGCAAGCGGAAGTCCACAGGTGGGTGCCCACCCGTTGGGACTTCCTCTGTTACCTTGTACATCTCACACGTCTGATGTGCTGTGCTCACCAGCActgctgcactcctcactggcctTGTTCTGCCTCCTGACTCCCCACAGGCCCAGCTACCTCCAGCCCCCGTGTCTCTAAGAAGAGCAAGCTGGAGCCCTACACACTACCAGTGCAGCAGGCCAACCTCATCAAAGAGGACAAGGGCAATGCCAAGCTGTGGGATGATGTGCTAAGTTCACTTCAGGATGGGCCGGTGAGCCGCTGGGGTCCCATTGCTCCTGTGGGCAAGCTTGGTTAGAGTCTATGTCCTACTGCAGCACTCCAGTGTCTGCATATGACCCAGCACCAGAGCTGGTTTTTTTCACATTAACTAGCTTCTGGCCCCCAGTATTCCTCTTCCTCAGTGGCTCTGACTCCAAGGGCCTCCTGGGAGTGAGTGGGACCTGaagctttgcttttctttgctggCTCACAACATCGAGGCTCACCTATGCTGGAGCGGATATCAGAATATCCCTTTTCATGTTTGTATCCTATTCATCTGCATACACTGCCTTCTCCAGTGGtggtccatccatccatcaggcTCATatgatgtcttagggttttgatTGCTGTGAAtagagagttctatatcttcagaAGGCAGCTGGTACAGTatttggcttccaggcagctagggtgagggtcttaaaatctgtgcctacacagtgacacacctactccaaaaaggctacCTTTCCTAACAGGGCCACTtccagggccaagcatattcaaaccaacactCCAGGCTGCTGCACCTATTTCTTGTGCCATTGTTGCTCTGGAGTGTCCCTTCACTCCTGCTGTGCTTGATATAAGTGTGTCCCCGAGTGAGATTCCTATATCTTGTAactgctatgtatgtgtgttaatgAAGACCTGCTAGAGCAGGGTGTACCTGCCTTTAGCAAGGCTATGACGTTCACTGTGTCACACGGTGGCCGCTGCTGTCTTGGGGAGGCCAGCTTCTGGGACTCACTGAATAAAGCCTCTACTTGTTACGGACTGTGAGTCTTGGTGTGCCTCAGTACTGAGAGCAAGGTCTGGACTAGAGGGACTCTTCAGGCTCAGCCCCTTCCTGTCGTTTTCAGCGTCTGAGGCCTTATCTCTGTGTCTGCCTTATACTGCAATGCCCTCAGTCTTTGCTGAGGGTCAGATGTGTGTGGGAGATTTTGTTCTGTGGCTGGGGTGAGAATGATGGAAGTGAGCCCTCTCACGCTTGCCTTGCAGTACCAGGTCTTCCTGAGCAAGGTGAAAGAGGCATTCCAGTGCATCTGCTGCCAGGAGCTGGTGTTCCGGCCAGTCACCACTGTGTGTCAGCACAACGTTTGTAAGGTAAGGGGGCGGTGGGGGGGGAGCATGGCTTGAGCCCACCCTCTGCACTTTTGGGGTTTCTTGACAGTTGCCTTGGCTGTATCCTTTACAGAGATCCCAGACCCCAACACCCTGTGGGTTGTTGCCAGAGGGAGCTCAGTGTGTGCTTGAGGGGAGGGAGTCCTGTGTGGCTACTTTCAGCTGTCCCCTCACCTTGCCTATGTCTCACGCAGGATTGTCTGGACAGGTCCTTTCGGGCCCAGGTGTTCAGCTGCCCAGCCTGTCGCTACGAGCTGGACCATAGCTCCCCAACCAGGGTGAACCAGCCCTTGCAGACCATTCTCAACCAGCTCTTCCCTGGCTATGGCAGCGGCCGGTGATGCCAAGACTCAGGCAGACGGCCCGTGGTTCCAAGTTCATAGTGGGTGTAGTTTGAAGTTGTTGTCCTTTCCATGTCTGTCCCTGGAAACTCTTCTGCTCTGGTCACCAGTTAACCAGGCACCTATAGGAATCCCATATTCTGGCTACCAGTTGGACTTgtgttttttattcttctttctctttctcctctttttctctttctccctcccttcctttctctctttctctcttttctttgaatAACTAAGCCTGCAATTAATtctccaaaagaagaagaaattttttttttttgagatgggtttagAAACAGTTGAGTCCCATACCAGACCTCATTGTCGTGTTGGCAGGAGTTCTCTCCCTACACCAGCTGCCTAGAACCATCTGCAACCATATTTGAAAAGCCTAGACACATCTTCCTGGCAGCTCTCTGTGTGCTTCATTCCAGGGGTGGCCCCTGCAACCACTCCTCAGGCCTTCATAGGAGACCTGGACGGGGGCCATGGACCAGCTGAGCTAAAGCTGCATGTGCCTCCGGCTTGCCACTTCTTCACTGCCCTCAGCACCTTGGAAGCCTGGAGTGTGCACTGGCTGAGTGTCATGGAAGGCTGAGATGTGTTAGCAGTTCCATCTTGTTTTTAACTCAGCAACTGAGAATTCCAAGGGTTTCTgtattatggtttttatttttatttttttaagcgaGATAAATGGTTTCCTCAAtgaatttcttttgtatttacaGCCTATACTGAGGAAGTGTTTTCCTTGGTTGGCTTTTGTTTCTCTTGTAACTTTACCAAAGTGCAGGTGTACCTCCTGTAAACAACCATTTACTACAGGCACACTGGATAGCACAGTTCTAAGGGTTGtgttttgtgtgggtttttttttcccttgttagAATGTTAACATattgcaagaaaataaaattctgtatgGATGTTTTCTAaagttccatatttttttttcagattttggatctcaataaatttttttctctgcagatatatttgaatatttgtttgcttgtttgtatttgaACTGCTTTGTAGCGCTGTCATAAAACCTGTACTAAGAGACTAGGCTCATGGGTAAGTGAGCATAAAGGCACAGCTGGCCCTCCGCTGGTTTTATAAAGTTTATACAGACAGATGTTCACTCACACATTAGCTCTTTTGCTGCAGTCAGCACCATCCAGTATGTTGGAGAGAAACTATAAACCTGAAAGCAGAGCACACTTTAGCATCTAAGCCTGTGACTAATATTTTGCCCCTTTTCTAAAGTATTCTGGAAGATTCTACAATTGCACAGACAGCAGCACAGGTTGTGTAAAACTAGATGTTGAAGATGTATATGAAAAGGCAGcaagcactgatttttttttttttttttttttgagaccagaaTTCCTGGCACCTGCAAGTGGGAGAGTTGTACGAAGGCCTTGGCCTTCTGTAGTTTCTGATGTGCCTGCATTCTGCACTGGGCAGTGCAGGTTGGAGAGGGGACTAGGGTTGTTGTGGAGTGCTGGGAGGGTGAGCAGCAGGGGGTGCCCCCACCTACACACAGCATGAGGTTGTGTTGTGCTGTATGGCTCACAGACACTAGCTTTGCTCCGAATGAGCTCTGGAGAGTCAGCTGCTGTCCTCAAGGCAGGGATGACACTGCTTACGGTTTTTACATTTGTGGGAGGTCGAACAGTtcagagcaccagctgctcttgcgAAAGACCTgcgtttgattcttagcacccatgtgTTGACTGGCAGCTATCTGTAACAGCAGTTTCTGAGCatttgatgccatcttctggcctctgtaggtactgcACACAAGACAGACAAAAATACCCATAgacatctaaaaaaaatttttttttttttcgagacagggtttctctgtgtagccctggctgttctggaactcactctgtagaccaggctggcctcgaactcgagattcctcctgtctttgcctcc harbors:
- the Uhrf1 gene encoding E3 ubiquitin-protein ligase UHRF1 isoform X1 codes for the protein MSSCCHFQPDQGLSPALYIFPSPSLETCWMVLDQSGLIGSFTFKCLHSLYVGIMWIQVRTMDGKETHTVNSLSRLTKVQELRKKIEELFHVEPQLQRLFYRGKQMEDGHTLFDYDVRLNDTIQLLVRQSLALPLSTKERDSELSDSDSGYGVGHSESDKSSTHGEGAAEGDDKTMWEDTDLGLYKVDEYVDVRDNTFGAWFEAQVVQVQKRAVSEEEPCSSSAVMTLEDDIMYHVKYDDYPEHGVDIVKAKNVRARARTVVPWEDLEVGQVVMANYNVDYPRKRGFWYDVEICRKRQTRTARELYGNIMLLNDSQLNNCRIIFVDEVLKIELPNERSPLIGSPSQPPPPLRNTGKSGPSCQYCKDDENKPCRKCACHVCGGREAPEKQVLCDECDMAFHLYCLQPQLTCVPPEPEWYCPSCRTDSSEVVQAGEKLKKSKKKAKMASATSSSRRDWGKGMACVGRTRECTIVPANHFGPIPGVPVGTMWRFRVQVSESGVHRPHVAGIHGRSNDGAYSLVLAGGYEDDVDNGNFFTYTGSGGRDLSGNKRTAGQSSDQKLTNNNRALALNCHSPINEEGAEAEDWRQGKPVRVVRNMKGGKHSKYAPAEGNRYDGIYKVVKYWPEKGKSGFLVWRYLLRRDDTEPEPWTREGKDRTRQLGLTMQYPEGYLEALANKEKNRNRLAKALEQGPSSSKTGKSKRKSTGPATSSPRVSKKSKLEPYTLPVQQANLIKEDKGNAKLWDDVLSSLQDGPYQVFLSKVKEAFQCICCQELVFRPVTTVCQHNVCKDCLDRSFRAQVFSCPACRYELDHSSPTRVNQPLQTILNQLFPGYGSGR
- the Uhrf1 gene encoding E3 ubiquitin-protein ligase UHRF1 isoform X5 produces the protein MWIQVRTMDGKETHTVNSLSRLTKVQELRKKIEELFHVEPQLQRLFYRGKQMEDGHTLFDYDVRLNDTIQLLVRQSLALPLSTKERDSELSDSDSGYGVGHSESDKSSTHGEGAAEGDDKTMWEDTDLGLYKVDEYVDVRDNTFGAWFEAQVVQVQKRAVSEEEPCSSSAVMTLEDDIMYHVKYDDYPEHGVDIVKAKNVRARARTVVPWEDLEVGQVVMANYNVDYPRKRGFWYDVEICRKRQTRTARELYGNIMLLNDSQLNNCRIIFVDEVLKIELPNERSPLIGSPSQPPPPLRNTGKSGPSCQYCKDDENKPCRKCACHVCGGREAPEKQVLCDECDMAFHLYCLQPQLTCVPPEPEWYCPSCRTDSSEVVQAGEKLKKSKKKAKMASATSSSRRDWGKGMACVGRTRECTIVPANHFGPIPGVPVGTMWRFRVQVSESGVHRPHVAGIHGRSNDGAYSLVLAGGYEDDVDNGNFFTYTGSGGRDLSGNKRTAGQSSDQKLTNNNRALALNCHSPINEEGAEAEDWRQGKPVRVVRNMKGGKHSKYAPAEGNRYDGIYKVVKYWPEKGKSGFLVWRYLLRRDDTEPEPWTREGKDRTRQLGLTMQYPEGYLEALANKEKNRNRLAKALEQGPSSSKTGKSKRKSTGPATSSPRVSKKSKLEPYTLPVQQANLIKEDKGNAKLWDDVLSSLQDGPYQVFLSKVKEAFQCICCQELVFRPVTTVCQHNVCKDCLDRSFRAQVFSCPACRYELDHSSPTRVNQPLQTILNQLFPGYGSGR
- the Uhrf1 gene encoding E3 ubiquitin-protein ligase UHRF1 isoform X4, which translates into the protein MYVGIMWIQVRTMDGKETHTVNSLSRLTKVQELRKKIEELFHVEPQLQRLFYRGKQMEDGHTLFDYDVRLNDTIQLLVRQSLALPLSTKERDSELSDSDSGYGVGHSESDKSSTHGEGAAEGDDKTMWEDTDLGLYKVDEYVDVRDNTFGAWFEAQVVQVQKRAVSEEEPCSSSAVMTLEDDIMYHVKYDDYPEHGVDIVKAKNVRARARTVVPWEDLEVGQVVMANYNVDYPRKRGFWYDVEICRKRQTRTARELYGNIMLLNDSQLNNCRIIFVDEVLKIELPNERSPLIGSPSQPPPPLRNTGKSGPSCQYCKDDENKPCRKCACHVCGGREAPEKQVLCDECDMAFHLYCLQPQLTCVPPEPEWYCPSCRTDSSEVVQAGEKLKKSKKKAKMASATSSSRRDWGKGMACVGRTRECTIVPANHFGPIPGVPVGTMWRFRVQVSESGVHRPHVAGIHGRSNDGAYSLVLAGGYEDDVDNGNFFTYTGSGGRDLSGNKRTAGQSSDQKLTNNNRALALNCHSPINEEGAEAEDWRQGKPVRVVRNMKGGKHSKYAPAEGNRYDGIYKVVKYWPEKGKSGFLVWRYLLRRDDTEPEPWTREGKDRTRQLGLTMQYPEGYLEALANKEKNRNRLAKALEQGPSSSKTGKSKRKSTGPATSSPRVSKKSKLEPYTLPVQQANLIKEDKGNAKLWDDVLSSLQDGPYQVFLSKVKEAFQCICCQELVFRPVTTVCQHNVCKDCLDRSFRAQVFSCPACRYELDHSSPTRVNQPLQTILNQLFPGYGSGR
- the Uhrf1 gene encoding E3 ubiquitin-protein ligase UHRF1 isoform X3, with the translated sequence MSPGPPKYVGIMWIQVRTMDGKETHTVNSLSRLTKVQELRKKIEELFHVEPQLQRLFYRGKQMEDGHTLFDYDVRLNDTIQLLVRQSLALPLSTKERDSELSDSDSGYGVGHSESDKSSTHGEGAAEGDDKTMWEDTDLGLYKVDEYVDVRDNTFGAWFEAQVVQVQKRAVSEEEPCSSSAVMTLEDDIMYHVKYDDYPEHGVDIVKAKNVRARARTVVPWEDLEVGQVVMANYNVDYPRKRGFWYDVEICRKRQTRTARELYGNIMLLNDSQLNNCRIIFVDEVLKIELPNERSPLIGSPSQPPPPLRNTGKSGPSCQYCKDDENKPCRKCACHVCGGREAPEKQVLCDECDMAFHLYCLQPQLTCVPPEPEWYCPSCRTDSSEVVQAGEKLKKSKKKAKMASATSSSRRDWGKGMACVGRTRECTIVPANHFGPIPGVPVGTMWRFRVQVSESGVHRPHVAGIHGRSNDGAYSLVLAGGYEDDVDNGNFFTYTGSGGRDLSGNKRTAGQSSDQKLTNNNRALALNCHSPINEEGAEAEDWRQGKPVRVVRNMKGGKHSKYAPAEGNRYDGIYKVVKYWPEKGKSGFLVWRYLLRRDDTEPEPWTREGKDRTRQLGLTMQYPEGYLEALANKEKNRNRLAKALEQGPSSSKTGKSKRKSTGPATSSPRVSKKSKLEPYTLPVQQANLIKEDKGNAKLWDDVLSSLQDGPYQVFLSKVKEAFQCICCQELVFRPVTTVCQHNVCKDCLDRSFRAQVFSCPACRYELDHSSPTRVNQPLQTILNQLFPGYGSGR
- the Uhrf1 gene encoding E3 ubiquitin-protein ligase UHRF1 isoform X2 yields the protein MSSCCHFQPDQGLSPALYIFPSPSLETCWMVLDQSGLIGSFTFKCLHSLYVGIMWIQVRTMDGKETHTVNSLSRLTKVQELRKKIEELFHVEPQLQRLFYRGKQMEDGHTLFDYDVRLNDTIQLLVRQSLALPLSTKERDSELSDSDSGYGVGHSESDKSSTHGEGAAEGDDKTMWEDTDLGLYKVDEYVDVRDNTFGAWFEAQVVQVQKRAVSEEEPCSSSAVMTLEDDIMYHVKYDDYPEHGVDIVKAKNVRARARTVVPWEDLEVGQVVMANYNVDYPRKRGFWYDVEICRKRQTRTARELYGNIMLLNDSQLNNCRIIFVDEVLKIELPNERSPLIGSPSQRKSGPSCQYCKDDENKPCRKCACHVCGGREAPEKQVLCDECDMAFHLYCLQPQLTCVPPEPEWYCPSCRTDSSEVVQAGEKLKKSKKKAKMASATSSSRRDWGKGMACVGRTRECTIVPANHFGPIPGVPVGTMWRFRVQVSESGVHRPHVAGIHGRSNDGAYSLVLAGGYEDDVDNGNFFTYTGSGGRDLSGNKRTAGQSSDQKLTNNNRALALNCHSPINEEGAEAEDWRQGKPVRVVRNMKGGKHSKYAPAEGNRYDGIYKVVKYWPEKGKSGFLVWRYLLRRDDTEPEPWTREGKDRTRQLGLTMQYPEGYLEALANKEKNRNRLAKALEQGPSSSKTGKSKRKSTGPATSSPRVSKKSKLEPYTLPVQQANLIKEDKGNAKLWDDVLSSLQDGPYQVFLSKVKEAFQCICCQELVFRPVTTVCQHNVCKDCLDRSFRAQVFSCPACRYELDHSSPTRVNQPLQTILNQLFPGYGSGR